A genomic region of Mycobacterium senriense contains the following coding sequences:
- a CDS encoding alpha/beta hydrolase encodes MTQTNLARPHGLSRIDPVLRDAAVELGAFEFRAETLPAEREHANLLAAQRAAAADTTGVSVDSRSIAGPEGRQLGLRLYRGRTESSAPLVVYAHGGGFVTGNLETDHAHCVELARDGDCLVVSVDYRLAPENPCPAALDDVEAAFRYAVENSAELDADASRIAVMGRDAGAALVAGRTQRMFDQEGPAILMQILHQPMLDSDATPSRREFQRTPGLNGPAVSRAWNHYLGDARANGQHVPAHRANLEGLPPTFVSCSEIDPCRDEAVDYAIRLLHAYVHTELHVIAATFNGFDSMVPDWIVSQENRALHAQALRRVFAM; translated from the coding sequence ATGACACAGACGAACCTGGCCCGGCCGCACGGTCTCAGCCGCATCGATCCGGTGCTGCGCGACGCCGCCGTGGAGTTGGGCGCCTTCGAATTCCGCGCCGAGACACTGCCGGCCGAGCGCGAACACGCCAACCTGCTGGCCGCGCAGCGCGCCGCGGCGGCCGATACCACTGGCGTCTCCGTCGATTCACGATCCATCGCCGGTCCGGAGGGCCGGCAGCTGGGCCTGCGTTTGTATCGTGGCCGCACCGAATCCTCCGCGCCCCTGGTGGTGTACGCGCACGGCGGCGGGTTCGTCACCGGGAACCTGGAGACCGACCACGCGCACTGCGTGGAGCTGGCCCGTGACGGTGATTGTCTGGTGGTTTCCGTGGACTACCGACTGGCCCCCGAAAATCCGTGTCCCGCGGCGCTCGACGATGTCGAGGCGGCCTTCCGTTACGCCGTCGAGAACAGCGCGGAGCTGGACGCCGACGCAAGCCGCATCGCGGTAATGGGCCGCGACGCGGGCGCGGCGCTGGTCGCGGGTCGGACCCAACGCATGTTCGACCAGGAAGGTCCGGCGATCCTGATGCAGATCCTGCACCAGCCGATGCTCGATTCCGATGCCACGCCGTCGCGTCGGGAATTCCAGCGCACCCCGGGTCTCAACGGTCCGGCCGTGAGCCGGGCGTGGAACCACTATCTCGGCGACGCCCGCGCCAACGGTCAGCACGTCCCCGCGCACCGGGCCAATCTCGAGGGCCTGCCGCCCACGTTCGTCAGCTGCTCCGAGATCGATCCGTGCCGGGACGAGGCCGTCGACTACGCCATCCGGCTGTTGCACGCGTACGTCCACACCGAATTGCACGTGATCGCCGCGACCTTCAACGGCTTCGACTCGATGGTCCCCGATTGGATTGTTTCCCAGGAGAATCGGGCGTTGCACGCGCAGGCGCTGCGCCGTGTGTTCGCGATGTAG